The DNA segment GCGGCGGTGATTACACAGGCCGCCGCTATCAGGCAATCGTCGTGAGGGCAGCGCGGCTCATGGACGCAGGGTAGAGGCTGCCGGGGGGTGGGTCAAGCGGGCGGGCTAGCCCAGGCCCCGGCAGCCAATCACTTCTTCTTGCGCAGGAAACCCAGCCACCCGGCCCTTTCCGGGCGCGGTCCTGGGGCAAAATCCTCCATCTTGATCTCGGCTTCCGGGTGGGGGGCGGCTTCCCAGCCCAGCGGCGTGGCGATCAAGCCGCCGAAGCGGCCAGCGGCGTAGACCGCGTGTTCACGCTCCTGGGTCTCGGTGATGGCGCGGGGGTCCGCCATACTCTGCAACATGGCCTGAAGGCTGTCGTCGTCGCAGGCCCAGCAGCCCTGCGAGAAGGTGGCTTCCTTGCCGTAAATCCTGATCCTGACGGGCATCTGTGTTCTCCGGTGGGGGCGTGGATTGTAAGACCCGCGCAGAATAGCGCGGCTGCCCGCACGTCTCGGCAACTCAGCGAACCTTCTCGCCCAGCCGGGACTCCTTGCCCGCCGTCAGCCGCCCGATGTTGGAGCGGTGCTGCCAGACCAGCAGCGCGGCCAGAAACCCGATCACCAGCATCAGCCAGACCGGCCGGCCCAGCGCCACCACCAGAAGAATGGCCGTGATGGCGCCCAGAATGCTGCCTGCGCTGACGAAACGGGTCAGCCACATGGCGGCCACCCCCAGCACGAAGGCCCCTGCCCCCACCACCGGGTCCAGCGCCGCAATGGTGCCGAAGCTGGTGGCCACGCCCTTGCCCCCCCGGAAGCCCAGGAACGGGCTGAAGTTGTGTCCGATCACCGCGGCCACCCCGCACAGGCCCACCCACTCCGGCGGCAGCCCCAGCGCCCGCGCCAGCCACACCACCAGCGCGCCTTTCAGGATGTCGAACAGGGCCACCAGAAATGCCGGACCCTTGCCCAGCGAGCGCAGCACGTTGGTGGCGCCGCTGTTGCCGCTGCCCACCTTGCGGATGTCCACGCCACGCGACCGTGCCAGCCAGGACGCCGCTGGAATGGACCCGATCACGTAGGAGACCAGCACCGCCGAGAGCGCAAGCAGAAGGGTGGACACAGTCACGCCCCCGATTGTAGGCCCCAACCCCTGTGGAATGAACGGCCGGAACGTTGCGCCGGGTCTGGCGGTGGGCCGATTCTGAAAATCTGTCCGGGTCAACGGACCCGCCGTTTGATTTTCGCCTCCCCACCCGCTACTCTGCTGTGCGCCTGCCCGCACGGCCGAGCATGTTGGAACGGTGTCCGAGTGGTTGAAGGAGCACGCCTGGAAAGCGTGTATAGGGGCAACCCTATCGAGGGTTCGAATCCCTCTCGTTCCGCCAGAGTGAACACAATGCGTCCTGAATGGAGAATCTCCGTTCAGGGCGTTTTCAATTCTGCTAGGCGGTGCTGTTCACGTGGGGGAAGTCGGGGCGTGGGGGTGAATCTGTCGACCCGGGCCGGAAGCGGGATGTGCTAGAAGAACCCTCATGGGCCATCCCTTTCCCGGTTTAGAGCCGCTGATCCCCGCCGACGCCGTGCTGGAAAAACTTGCGGACGGCACGGCCTGGGGCGAGGGGCCGGTGTGTCTGGACGACGGCGCGGTGCTGTGGAGCGACATTCCCGGCAACCGCGTGCTGCGCTGGCATCCTCAGGAAGGGCTGGGGGTGGCACTCCAGCCCTCGGAGTTCCACAACGGCCACACGCGTGACGGGGCCGGGCGCCTGTACGCCTGCTCGCATGGCGAACGCGCGGTGCTGCG comes from the Deinococcus aerolatus genome and includes:
- the plsY gene encoding glycerol-3-phosphate 1-O-acyltransferase PlsY; its protein translation is MGGVTVSTLLLALSAVLVSYVIGSIPAASWLARSRGVDIRKVGSGNSGATNVLRSLGKGPAFLVALFDILKGALVVWLARALGLPPEWVGLCGVAAVIGHNFSPFLGFRGGKGVATSFGTIAALDPVVGAGAFVLGVAAMWLTRFVSAGSILGAITAILLVVALGRPVWLMLVIGFLAALLVWQHRSNIGRLTAGKESRLGEKVR